A genomic window from Aquila chrysaetos chrysaetos chromosome 9, bAquChr1.4, whole genome shotgun sequence includes:
- the KIRREL1 gene encoding kin of IRRE-like protein 1 isoform X1, which yields MRILFLCLLTLADTHGQVAQTRFVEEPEDQTVVAGQRIVLSCVVLNYSGIVQWTKDGLALGMGQGLKAWPRYRIVGTADSGQYNLEITDAELSDDAVYECQATEAALRSRRAKLTVLIPPEDPSIDGAPEILLRAGTPYNLTCRARNAKPAATIVWYRDGLQQDGAITSTEVLADGKRETTTSQLAINPTDLDIGRVFSCRSTNDAIPAGKETFIKLNVHHPPTVTLSIQPQTVQEGERVVFTCMATANPEIKGYRWAKGGVIIEDAKENKYDTQVDYTFFTEPVSCEVHNDIGSTNVSTLVDVHFAPRIVVDPKPTITDIGSDVTLTCVWSGNPPLTLTWTKKESNMVLSNSNQLYLKSVTQADAGQYVCKAIVPRIGVGEREVTLFVNGPPIISSEAVQYAVRGDRGKVECFIGSTPPPDRIAWAWKENILEAGTLERYTVERTNTGSGVLSTLTINNVMDADFQTRYNCTAWNSFGPGTAIIQLEEKEVLPVGIIAGATIGASILVISFLIALTCFLYRRRKGSRKDVTLRKLDIKVETVNREPLTLHADRDEDTASVSTATRVMKAIYSSFKDDVDLKQDLRCDTIDTREEYELKDPTNGYYNVRAHEDRPSSRTVLYADYRNPGPARYDTRPPSRLSHSSGYAQLNTYSRGPTSDYNAEAAPGPGPPPGTAGGETASQLSYENYGGHAAFPAGTGYATYRLGYGQPPSLDRAPYDAYDPMGKYASATRFSYTSQHSDYGQRFQQRMQTHV from the exons ATGCGgatcctcttcctctgccttctgaCTCTCGCTGATACCCACGGACAAG TGGCACAGACGCGGTTCGTGGAGGAACCAGAGGACCAGACAGTGGTGGCTGGCCAGAGGATCGTCCTCTCCTGCGTGGTGCTCAATTATTCCGGGATCGTGCAATGGACCAAAGACGGCCTCgccctggggatggggcaggggctCAAAG cctggcCACGCTACCGCATCGTGGGCACAGCCGACTCCGGCCAGTACAACCTGGAGATCACTGACGCCGAGCTCTCCGATGACGCCGTGTATGAGTGCCAGGCCACCGAGGCTGCACTGCGGTCCCGCCGGGCCAAGCTCACCGTGCTGA TCCCCCCCGAGGACCCCAGCATCGATGGAGCCCCTGAGATCCTGCTGCGCGCGGGGACGCCGTACAATCTGACCTGCCGGGCACGCAACGCCAAGCCGGCGGCCACCATTGTCTGGTACCGGGATGGGCTCCAGCAGGACGGAGCCATCACCAGCACG GAGGTGTTGGCCGACGGCAAGCGGGAGACGACCACCAGCCAGCTTGCCATCAACCCAACTGACCTTGACATCGGGCGGGTGTTCTCCTGCCGCAGCACCAATGATGCCATCCCAGCGGGCAAGGAGACCTTCATCAAGCTCAACGTTCACC ATCCCCCGACTGTCACCCTGTCCATCCAGCCCCAGACGGTGCAGGAGGGCGAGAGGGTTGTGTTCACCTGCATGGCGACTGCCAACCCTGAGATCAAAGGCTACAG gtgggCCAAGGGAGGGGTGATCATTGAGGATGCCAAGGAGAACAAGTACGACACACAGGTGGATTACACTTTCTTCACGGAGCCCGTCTCCTGCGAGGTGCACAACGACATTGGCAGCACCAACGTCAGCACGCTGGTGGACGTGCACT TTGCCCCTCGGATTGTGGTGGACCCCAAACCCACCATCACAGACATTGGCTCCGACGTGACACTGACGTGCGTGTGGTCCGGCAACCCACCGCTGACCCTCACCTGGACCAAAAAGGAGTCCAACATG GTCCTGAGCAACAGCAACCAGTTGTACCTGAAGTCTGTCACGCAAGCCGACGCAGGGCAGTACGTCTGCAAAGCCATCGTCCCCCGCATAGGCGTGGGCGAACGCGAGGTCACCCTCTTTGTCAATG GACCCCCCATCATCTCGAGCGAGGCCGTGCAGTACGCGGTACGTGGGGACCGCGGCAAGGTGGAGTGTTTCATCGGCAGCACACCACCCCCGGACCGCATC GCATGGGCCTGGAAGGAGAACATTTTGGAGGCAGGGACGCTGGAGCGGTACACAGTGGAGCGGACTAACACGGGCAGCGGGGTCCTCTCCACCCTCACCATCAACAACGTCATGGACGCCGACTTCCAGACCCGCTACAACTGCACGGCCTGGAACAGCTTTGGGCCAGGGACCGCTATCATccagctggaggagaaag AGGTCTTGCCCGTGGGCATCATCGCCGGTGCCACCATTGGGGCCAGCATCCTCGTCATCAGCTTCCTCATCGCACTCACCTGCTTCCTCTACCGGCGCCGGAAAGGAA gccGTAAGGATGTCACCCTGCGCAAGCTGGACATCAAGGTGGAGACAGTGAACAGGGAGCCCCTGACGCTGCATGCAGACCGCGACGAGGACACGGCCAGCGTCTCCACGGCCACCCGTGTCATGAAGGCCATCTACTCG TCGTTCAAGGATGATGTGGACTTGAAGCAGGACCTTCGCTGTGACACCATCGACACCCGCGAGGAGTACGAGCTCAAG GACCCCACCAACGGCTACTACAATGTCCGCGCCCATGAGGACCGCCCATCCTCCCGCACCGTCCTCTACGCCGACTACCGCAACCCCGGCCCAGCACGCTACGACACCCGCCCACCCTCCCGCCTCTCCCACTCCAGCGGCTACGCTCAGCTCAACACCTACAGCCGTGGTCCCACGTCCGACTACAACGCCGAAGCGGCACCGGGTCCCGGACCCCCTCCCGGCACAGCAGGTGGTGAGACGGCAAGCCAGCTCTCCTATGAGAACTATGGGGGTCACGCTGCCTTCCCAGCCGGCACCGGTTATGCCACCTACCGCCTGGGGTACGGTCAGCCCCCCAGCCTGGACCGGGCACCCTATGACGCCTACGACCCCATGGGCAAGTACGCCAGTGCCACCCGCTTCTCCTACACCTCCCAGCACTCGGACTACGGGCAGCGCTTCCAGCAGCGGATGCAGACACACGTCTAG
- the KIRREL1 gene encoding kin of IRRE-like protein 1 isoform X2, translating to MGQGLKAWPRYRIVGTADSGQYNLEITDAELSDDAVYECQATEAALRSRRAKLTVLIPPEDPSIDGAPEILLRAGTPYNLTCRARNAKPAATIVWYRDGLQQDGAITSTEVLADGKRETTTSQLAINPTDLDIGRVFSCRSTNDAIPAGKETFIKLNVHHPPTVTLSIQPQTVQEGERVVFTCMATANPEIKGYRWAKGGVIIEDAKENKYDTQVDYTFFTEPVSCEVHNDIGSTNVSTLVDVHFAPRIVVDPKPTITDIGSDVTLTCVWSGNPPLTLTWTKKESNMVLSNSNQLYLKSVTQADAGQYVCKAIVPRIGVGEREVTLFVNGPPIISSEAVQYAVRGDRGKVECFIGSTPPPDRIAWAWKENILEAGTLERYTVERTNTGSGVLSTLTINNVMDADFQTRYNCTAWNSFGPGTAIIQLEEKEVLPVGIIAGATIGASILVISFLIALTCFLYRRRKGSRKDVTLRKLDIKVETVNREPLTLHADRDEDTASVSTATRVMKAIYSSFKDDVDLKQDLRCDTIDTREEYELKDPTNGYYNVRAHEDRPSSRTVLYADYRNPGPARYDTRPPSRLSHSSGYAQLNTYSRGPTSDYNAEAAPGPGPPPGTAGGETASQLSYENYGGHAAFPAGTGYATYRLGYGQPPSLDRAPYDAYDPMGKYASATRFSYTSQHSDYGQRFQQRMQTHV from the exons atggggcaggggctCAAAG cctggcCACGCTACCGCATCGTGGGCACAGCCGACTCCGGCCAGTACAACCTGGAGATCACTGACGCCGAGCTCTCCGATGACGCCGTGTATGAGTGCCAGGCCACCGAGGCTGCACTGCGGTCCCGCCGGGCCAAGCTCACCGTGCTGA TCCCCCCCGAGGACCCCAGCATCGATGGAGCCCCTGAGATCCTGCTGCGCGCGGGGACGCCGTACAATCTGACCTGCCGGGCACGCAACGCCAAGCCGGCGGCCACCATTGTCTGGTACCGGGATGGGCTCCAGCAGGACGGAGCCATCACCAGCACG GAGGTGTTGGCCGACGGCAAGCGGGAGACGACCACCAGCCAGCTTGCCATCAACCCAACTGACCTTGACATCGGGCGGGTGTTCTCCTGCCGCAGCACCAATGATGCCATCCCAGCGGGCAAGGAGACCTTCATCAAGCTCAACGTTCACC ATCCCCCGACTGTCACCCTGTCCATCCAGCCCCAGACGGTGCAGGAGGGCGAGAGGGTTGTGTTCACCTGCATGGCGACTGCCAACCCTGAGATCAAAGGCTACAG gtgggCCAAGGGAGGGGTGATCATTGAGGATGCCAAGGAGAACAAGTACGACACACAGGTGGATTACACTTTCTTCACGGAGCCCGTCTCCTGCGAGGTGCACAACGACATTGGCAGCACCAACGTCAGCACGCTGGTGGACGTGCACT TTGCCCCTCGGATTGTGGTGGACCCCAAACCCACCATCACAGACATTGGCTCCGACGTGACACTGACGTGCGTGTGGTCCGGCAACCCACCGCTGACCCTCACCTGGACCAAAAAGGAGTCCAACATG GTCCTGAGCAACAGCAACCAGTTGTACCTGAAGTCTGTCACGCAAGCCGACGCAGGGCAGTACGTCTGCAAAGCCATCGTCCCCCGCATAGGCGTGGGCGAACGCGAGGTCACCCTCTTTGTCAATG GACCCCCCATCATCTCGAGCGAGGCCGTGCAGTACGCGGTACGTGGGGACCGCGGCAAGGTGGAGTGTTTCATCGGCAGCACACCACCCCCGGACCGCATC GCATGGGCCTGGAAGGAGAACATTTTGGAGGCAGGGACGCTGGAGCGGTACACAGTGGAGCGGACTAACACGGGCAGCGGGGTCCTCTCCACCCTCACCATCAACAACGTCATGGACGCCGACTTCCAGACCCGCTACAACTGCACGGCCTGGAACAGCTTTGGGCCAGGGACCGCTATCATccagctggaggagaaag AGGTCTTGCCCGTGGGCATCATCGCCGGTGCCACCATTGGGGCCAGCATCCTCGTCATCAGCTTCCTCATCGCACTCACCTGCTTCCTCTACCGGCGCCGGAAAGGAA gccGTAAGGATGTCACCCTGCGCAAGCTGGACATCAAGGTGGAGACAGTGAACAGGGAGCCCCTGACGCTGCATGCAGACCGCGACGAGGACACGGCCAGCGTCTCCACGGCCACCCGTGTCATGAAGGCCATCTACTCG TCGTTCAAGGATGATGTGGACTTGAAGCAGGACCTTCGCTGTGACACCATCGACACCCGCGAGGAGTACGAGCTCAAG GACCCCACCAACGGCTACTACAATGTCCGCGCCCATGAGGACCGCCCATCCTCCCGCACCGTCCTCTACGCCGACTACCGCAACCCCGGCCCAGCACGCTACGACACCCGCCCACCCTCCCGCCTCTCCCACTCCAGCGGCTACGCTCAGCTCAACACCTACAGCCGTGGTCCCACGTCCGACTACAACGCCGAAGCGGCACCGGGTCCCGGACCCCCTCCCGGCACAGCAGGTGGTGAGACGGCAAGCCAGCTCTCCTATGAGAACTATGGGGGTCACGCTGCCTTCCCAGCCGGCACCGGTTATGCCACCTACCGCCTGGGGTACGGTCAGCCCCCCAGCCTGGACCGGGCACCCTATGACGCCTACGACCCCATGGGCAAGTACGCCAGTGCCACCCGCTTCTCCTACACCTCCCAGCACTCGGACTACGGGCAGCGCTTCCAGCAGCGGATGCAGACACACGTCTAG